Genomic DNA from Bosea sp. (in: a-proteobacteria):
ACATGGCGGCGGCGGGCATCAGCCGGCCGCTCCTGGTCACTGACAAGGGCGTGGTGGCCGCAGGGCTCGCCGCGCGCGTCCTGGAGTTCATGCCCGGCGCCGCCGTGTTCGACGGCACGCCGGCCAACCCCACGGAAGAGGCCGTGATGCAGGCGCTGGCCGCCTATCGCGAGCATGGCTGCGACGGCATCGTGGCGCTCGGCGGAGGCTCGCCGCTTGACCTCGCCAAGGGCGTGGCGCTGCTGGCGACCCATGCCGCGCCGCTGCGGCAATACGCGCTCATCCTCGGCGGGCTCAAGCTGATGAAGCCCGAGGGCGCGCCGATGATCGCGATCCCGACCACGGCGGGCACCGGCTCGGAAGTCGGCCGTGGCGCGGTCATCAGCTTTGCCGATGGCCGCAAGCTGGTGATCGTCGGCCCCGCCATGATGCCGCGCCGTGCTATCTGCGACCCGGAACTGACCCTTGGCCTGCCGCCGCTGCTCACCGCAGCCACCGGCATGGATGCGCTGACCCACTGCATCGAGTGCTTCATCTCCCCGCTGGAGAACCCGCCCGCCGCCGCCATCGCGCTGGATGGCGCGGTCCGCGCTGTGGCCAACCTGCCGCGCGCCGTCGCCAACGGGCAGGATCGCCAGGCCCGCTGGGAGATGCTGATGGCGTCGATGATGGGGGCGATGGCCTTCCAGAAGGGGCTGGGCGCGGTCCACGCCATGTCCCACGCGCTGGGCGGGCTCAAGCAGGTCAGCCTGCATCACGGCACGCTCAATGCCGTGCTGCTGCCGGCCGTGCTGCGCTTCAACCGCCCGGTGGTCGGCGACAAGTATGAGCGGCTGGCCTCAGCCTTTGGACTGCCCGAGGGCACGCGCCTCGATGCCTTCATCGCCGGCCTCTCGGCCAGCCTGGGCCTGCCCGCCTCGCTCTCGGCCATGGGCGTGAAGCGCGACTGGTTCGAGGCCGTCGCCGGGAACGCGCTCGCTGATCACACCACCGCCACCAATGCCCGCCCCGTCACGCTCGCAGATTACCGCGCCTTGCTCGATGAGAGCTTCTGAACCGCCGCGCCTCAAGACGCGGCTGTCCCGGCCCCGCCATTCGCGATGATCGGGTTGCCATGGTGCTGCCCAGGGGCGTCGAGGCGCTCCCGGCTGGCCCAGCGCGCGATTGCGCAGGCCAGCCTGACCCGCTAAAGCTCCAGCGTCACGCCGCCGCACCCATCAATGGGCCAGGGCGCGGCGCAAGTTTGCGAGGAGAAGGCCATGGCCGAGCGTTGGACCCCGGATAGCTGGAGGCAAAAGCCCGTTCAGCAGGTGCCGCAGTATCCCGATCTTGAGGCGCTGGCTTCGGTCGAGAAGACGCTCTCGGGCTTTCCGCCGCTGGTTTTTGCAGGCGAGGCGCGCAAGCTCAAGCGGGCGTTGGGCAAGGTCGCGGCCGGCGAGGCCTTCCTGTTGCAGGGCGGGGATTGCGCCGAGAGCTTCGAGGAGCACTCGGCAGACAACATTCGCGACTTCTTCCGCATGTTCCTCCAGATGGCGGTGGTGCTGACCTTCGCGGGCGGCTCGCCTGTGGTGAAGGTGGGCCGCGTCGCCGGCCAGTTCGCCAAGCCGCGCTCGGCCAACACCGAGACCATCAACGGCGTCGAGCTGCCAAGCTACCGCGGTGACATCATCAACGACATCGCCTTCACCCCCGAAGCGCGCATCCCCGATCCGCGCCGCCAGCTGATGGCTTACCGCCAGTCGGCGGCAACACTCAACCTGATCCGCGCCTTCGCCACCGGCGGCTATGCCAATCTCGACAATGCGCATCGCTGGATGCTGGGATTTGTCTCGGGCAGCCACCAGAGCAGCCGATACCGCGAGCTGGCGGAACGCATCACCGAAACGCTCGACTTCATGCGCGCCATCGGGATCGACCCCGAGCGGCATCCCGAAACCCGCACGACCGATTTCTACACCAGCCACGAGGCGCTGCTGCTCGGCTACGAGCAGGCCATGACCCGCGTCGATTCCACCTCCGGCGACTGGTATGACACCTCCGGCCACATGATCTGGATCGGGGACCGCACCCGCCAGCCTGACCACGCGCATCTCGAGTTCTGTCGCGGCATCAGGAACCCGGTCGGCCTCAAATGCGGCCCCTCGCTCAAGCCTGATGAGCTCATCAAGCTGATCGACATTCTCAACCCGTCGAACGAGCCGGGACGTCTCACGCTGATCGCACGTTTCGGCGCCGACAAGGTGTTCGACCACCTGCCGGCGCTGGTGCGCGCGGTGAAGCGCGAGGGCCGCGATGTGCTGTGGTCCTGCGATCCGATGCACGGCAACACGATCAAGTCGGCCTCAGGCTACAAGACCCGCCCCTTCGACATGATCCTGGGCGAGGTCAAGGCCTTCTTCGCGGTCCACAATGCCGAAGGCGCCCATGCCGGCGGCATCCATCTCGAGATGACGGGCAAGAACGTCACCGAATGCACCGGCGGGGCGCGCTCCATTTCGGATGTCGACCTGTCCGACCGCTATCACACGGCCTGCGATCCCCGGCTCAACGCGGAACAAGCGCTGGAAATGGCCTTTCTCGTGGCCGAACTGATCAAGAAGGAGCGCCAGGCCAAGGGCCGGCCCGAGGTCGAAGCCGCAGAGTGAGGCGAACTGAAGACGATAGCGGCCCTTGAAGCGCCGTCATTGCGAGCGCAGCGAAGCAATCCAGCCTTTGTGCGCTGCGACACCGCCGTCATTGCGAGCGCAGCGAAGCAATCCAGCCTTTGTGCGCTGCGATGCTGACGATCCGGGCGAACCGCAGCGCTGGATTGCTTCGCTGCGCTCGCAATGACGGAACGGCAAAGTGCGGCAGCCCGCGATTTACATCATGGCGAACAAGCGCAACGGGACGCTTTACATCGGCGTGACGAGTAATCTGCCGAGGCGCGTTTGGGAGCACAAGAATGGGGTCATTGAGGGCTTCACCAAACGCTATGGATGCAAGATTCTGGTGTTCTACGAGCGCCACGAAACCATGATTGACGCCATTGCCCGCGAGAAGCAGCTGAAGGGCGGATCGCGGAAGTCGAAATTGAAGCTGATCGAAGGGGTCAACCCAGACTGGCGCGATCTTCACGACGAACTCATCTGGACATGACCGAACCCGTCATTGCGAGCGCAGCGAAGCAATCCAGCCTTTGTGCGCTGCGACACCGCCGTCATTCATACACCGCCGTCATTGCGAGCGCAGCGAAGCAATCCAGCCTCTGTGCGCTGCGATGCTGACGATCCGGGCGAACCGCAGCGCTGGATTGCTTCGCTGCGCTCGCAATGACGGAACGGCAAAGTGCGGCAGCCCGCGATTTACATCATGGCGAACAAGCGCAACGGGACGCTTTACATCGGCGTGACGAGTAATCTGCCGAGGCGCGTTTGGGAGCACAAGAATGGGGTCATTGAGGGCTTCACCAAACGCTATGGATGCAAGATTCTGGTGTTCTACGAGCGCCACGAAACCATGATTGACGCCATTGCCCGCGAGAAGCAGCTGAAGGGCGGATCGCGGAAGGCGAAATTGAAGCTGATCGAAGGGGTCAACCCAGACTGGCGCGATCTTCACGACGAACTCATCTGGACATGACCGAACCCGTCATTGCGAGCGCAGCGAAGCAATCCAGCCTTTGTGCGCTGCGACAGCGCGTCATTCATACACCGCCGTCATTGCGAGCGCAGCGAAGCAATCCAGCCTTTGTGCGCTGCGATGCTGACGATCCGGGCGAACCGCAGCGCTGGATTGCTTCGCTGCGCTCGCAATGACGGCGTGGGGCGAACCGCAGCGTTGGGCTGTGCCGCTGCGTGAGGAGGAGCCATGCGCTGTTTTCATTCACCGTATCGGAGGCGCAACGCATTGGCAGCCATACCGACAGCGCGTCATTCATGCACCGCCGTCATTCATACACCGCCGTCATTGCGAGCGCAGCGAAGCAATCCAGCCTTTGTGCGCTGCGACACCGCCGTCATTCATACACCGCCGTCATTGCGAGCGCAGCGAAGCAATCCAGGCTTTGTGCGCTGCGATGCTGACGATCCGGGCGAACCGCAGCGCTGGATTGCTTCGCTGCGCTCGCAATGACGGCGTGGGGCGAACCGCAGCGCTGGGCTGTGACGCTGCGTGAGGAGGAGCCATGCGCTGTTTTCATTCACCGTGCCGGAGGCGCAACGCATTGGCAGCCATGCCGACAGCGCGTCATTCATGCACCGCCGTCATTCATACACCGCCGTCATTGCGAGCGCAGCGAAGCAATCCAGCCTTTGTGCGCTGCGATGCTGACGATCCGGGCGAACCGCAGCGCTGGATTGCTTCGCTGCGCTCGCAATGACGGCGTGGGGCGAACCGCAGCGTTGGGCTGTGCCGCTGCGTGAGGAGGAGCCATGCGCTGTTTTCATTCACCGTGCCGGAGGCGCAACGCATTGGCAGCCATGCCGACAGCGCGTCATTCGTAAGCGTGTAGGCAACCCCACGTATCTTTTGGTGTTCTGATCGCTCATTTTCCCGGTGAATCATGTGGGGAATCCTATGAGCGAGAGTATGAATCAAGATCGAGTTTTTGAGGTTTTGACGGCAGCGCCGGTGCGGACGAGGCGCAGGCTACGTGATTGGTCGGTCGACGAGAAGGCACGACTGATTTCCCAGACGCTGTTGCCTGGTGCGAATGTTTCGGCGATTGCGCGTTCTGCCGGGGTTGACCCTTCGCAGCTTTATGGATGGCGGCGACAGGCCCGGGCATCCGGGGCGGTCAAAGCCATGCCCGTTGCGCACGATGAGGTGAAGTTTGCGCGCGTCGAGGCGGCTGGCAACTGGGCTGTGGAGATTGTCATTCGGGATACGGTTGTCCGTGTTGGCGGCGACATCGATGCGGATCATCTGACCGTGATACTGAGGGCGGTGCGCAAAGCATGATTGGCCTGGGTGTCGTCGTTTACGTGTCGTGCCAGCCCGTCGACTTTCGTAAAGGTGCCGCATCCCTGATGGTGCTTGTCCGGGATGGCGGCCTCGACCCGTTCAACGGCGCGCTTTACGTGTTTCGGTCGAAACGTGCGGACCGTGTTCGGATCGTGTGGTGGGATGGCAGCGGCGTTTGTCTCTATTCGAAGACGCTTGAGGAGCAAGGCTTTTGCTGGCCTGCCCTATCGGCGGCTCGCATTCGCCTGGACCATTCGCAGCTGATGGCTCTTCTGGCCGGGATGGACTGGAAGAAGATCCGTCCGACAAAGGTGCGGCGACCCTTGCTGACGGGATGATGTCGATCTGCGGCAAGATGAATCATGCTGCTGTAATCATTGGGAAAGTGAGCGGTTTTGTGCTCTATTTGCACCCATGGATTTACCCCTGAACACCTTGCCGGACGACGTGGATGCGCTCAAGGCGATGGTGCTCGCCCTGGCGCGTGCGCAGGCGCAAGGGGATGTTCGATTAAGAGCCGCGGAGGCTGAAATCGCCCGGCTGGAGGCGATCGAACAGAGCGCCAACGAGCGGATTGCCAACCTGACGCTGATCATGAAGGTCTTGCAGCGCGCGCAACATGGCAAGCGCTCTGAACGGCTCCGCGCCGGTGGTCCTGGGGTCCTCGACGACGAGCAGATTGCCTTTGCCTTCGAGGAGGTGGAGACCGGCCTTTCGAGCGTCCAGAGCGAACTCGACCGGGGCGCCAGGGACAAGCCGAAACGCGCTCCACGCCCGCGCAAAGGCTTTGCTGCGCATCTTGAGCGCATCGAGGAGGTCATCGAGCCGGAACTCCCCGCTGGATATGAGGGCCTGGAGAAGGTGCTGATCAGCGAAGACCGTTCCGAACGGCTCGATGTCATTCCGCCGAAGTTCAGGGTCATCGTGACGCGCCGTCCCAAATATGCCTTCCGTGGCCATGACGGCGTGATCCAGGCGCTCGCACCGGCACACATCATCGAAGCCGGATTGCCAACGGAACGGCTGCTCGCCTTTATCGCGGTCTCCAAATATGCCGACGGTCTTCCGCTTTACCGTCAGGAGGCGATCTACCTGCGCGACGGGGTCGAGATCAGCCGATCCCTGATGGCCCAATGGATGGGCCATCTTGGGTTTGAACTGCAGATACTGGCCGATTACATCCTCGAAAAGATCAAGGAGGGTGAGCGGATCTTTGCCGACGAAACGAGCTTGCCCACTCTGGCTCCCGGATCGGGGAAAGCAACCAAGGCCTGGTTATGGGCCTACGCGCGCGATGATCGCCCCTATGGCGGCACCAGTCCGCCAATGGTGGCCTATCGCTTCGAAGACGGCAGAGGCGCTGAATGTGTGGCCCGTCATCTGTCCGGGTACAACGGCATCCTGCAGGTCGATGGATACGTGGCCTATAGCAGCCTTGCCAAGAGCCAGGCCAAGAGCCAGGCCAAGAGCCAGGCCAAGAGCCAGGCCAAGAGCCAGGCCAAGAGCCAGGCCAAGAGCCACGCCAAAAGCCAGGCCAAAACCGGCAGCACAGAAACGATGAGGCTTGCCGGATGCTGGGCGCATCTCAGGCGCAGGTTCTACGATCTGCACATCAGCGGCGTCTCGCAGGCTGCCACGGACAGCGTCATGGCCATGACCGAGCTGTGGAGGGTCGAAGATGACGTGCGCGGCCGGAATGCAGACACCCGCGCGAAGCTCCGGCAGGAAAAGTCTGCGCCTGTCGTCGCGCGCCTCTTCGATCTTTGGGAACGGGAGCTCGGCAAGGTCTCCGGCAAGTCCAAGACGGCGGAAGCAATCCGCTATGCGCTCGCCCGCCGTGAAGCACTCGAACGGTTCCTCTCCGACGGTCGCATTGAAATCGACTCCAACATCGTCGAACGGGCCATCAGGCCCCAAACCATTACGCGAAAGAACAGCCTCTTTGCCGGAAGTGAAGGCGGTGGCAGGACCTGGGCTACACTGGGAACGCTTCTGCAAACCGCCAGGATGAACAATGTCGATCCTCTCGACTGGCTGTCGCAAACCCTCGCGCATATCGCCCAAGGATGGCCCGCATCCAAAATCGACGCCCTCATGCCCTGGAACTTCAGGTCAAACGCCCTCAGCTAACCGCTTACCGTCATTCATACACCGCCGTCATTCATACACCGCCGTCATTGCGAGCGCAGCGAAGCAATCCAGCCTTTGTGCGCCGCAATGCTGACGATCCGGGCGAACCGCAGCGCTGGATTGCTTCGCTACGCTCGCAATGACGGCGTGGAGCGAACCGCAGCGCTGGATTGCTTCGCTGCGCTCGCAATGACGGCGTGGGGCGAACCGCAGCGTTGGGCTGTGCCGCTGCGTGAGGAGGAGCCATGCGCTGTTTTCATTCACCGTGCCGGAGGCGCAACGCATTGGCAGCCATACCGACAGCGCGTCATTCATGCACCGCCGTCATTCATACACCGCCGTCATTGCGAGCGCAGCGAAGCAATCCAGCCTTTGTGCGCCGCGATGCTGACGATCCGGGTGAACCGCAGCGCTGGATTGCTTCGCTGTGCTCGCAATGACGGCGTGGGGTGATGCAAGAGCGCTGGATTGCTTCGCTGCGCTCGCAATGACGGCGTGGGGTGATGCAAGGGCGCTGGATTGCTTCGCTGCGCTCGCAATGACGGCGTGGGGTGATGCAAGAGCGCTGGATTGCTTCGCTGCGCTCGCAATGACGGCGTGGGGTGATGCAAAAGCGCCGGCGTGCCGCTGCGCTCGCAATGACGGCGTGGGGCGAACCGCAGCGCCGGCGTGACGCTGTGCTCGCAATGACGGCGTGGAGCGATGCAAACAAAAACCGCCGGGCTGTGCCGGCGGTCTCGGAGTGCTCGCGATGCGTGGCAGAAATCAGAACTTCACGCCGGCGCCGACACGGGCCTGGTTGACGTCGATCACGACGCCGCCCTGGGCGGCCACGCGGGTGAAGAGATACTCGCCCCTGACGATCAGCCCGCCAAACATGGCTTCTACGCCTGCGCCAGCCGAGAAGCCCATCATGAATGCATTCTTGCGTGTTTCGCTACGACGGGGCGTGTTGATGGTGAAGGACGGCAGGTCAGGCGCTTGCGTCGGATCGGCATCAACTCCGGAAAGAGTAACTGTTGCCTTATTGGTGACCCTGCCAAAACCCATTGCAAGGCCCCCTGTAAGATAGGGCATGACGTTGCCCATGGCGTAGCCTGTGCGCAGGCGCAACGTCACCAGATCATCCAATCGTGCCATCGTGGTGCCATCCAAGTTAACGGTTTCCCTATAGCCGGTGCTTGTGGTGTAGGTCCGGTTGCTCAGATCGGAGCGCATGTCGCCCTGGTTCATGCGCATATAGTCGGCCTCGAAGCCCAGCACGGCTTCACCAAACTGCATATTGTAACCGAGGAAACCACCAAAAGTCGTACCGCGGCCACTAAACTGACTGGGTTGCAAGGCGCGCGACGCCTGAAACTCGTTCTCCACCGCCGTGCCGCGCAGTGCGATCTGCCGTGCCAGATCGGCAGCGCCGGTCCTTGGATTGAAGTTGACGGAAGAGAATCCCGCCAATCCGCCCAGATAGAACCCCTCCCAAGGCGAAGCGTCTTCCTGGATCATCGGCGCCGGCGGCAGCGACGGCGAGGATGTGCCGCGCAGGATGGGGTAATCGGCGGCGAATGCGGGCAAGACACCTGCGAAGGCGAAAGCTGCCACGGCTGAGAGATGAAGACGCATCAAGGTTGCTCCGGACAAATCAGCTGGTTCCGACGATGGAGCAGTTATCTCTTGGTAACCCTAATGCCCGGTAAACGTAATCCTAAGAAAAGGTTAAGTGTGGCCCTTATTGCCTCATTCCAGCCATGATGCCGAAATCAGGAGCCGTCATGCAGGCGGCCCCGTTGCCCGTTGTGGGCCGGGGCGCTAAATCGTTTTCATGACCAGCCGCCTGCGCATTGCTCTCGCCCAGCTTGATCCAACCGTCGGCGATCCGGTCGGCAACGCCGCCAAAGCCAGCGCCGCGCGCGCCGGGGCGGCCGCGCAGGGCGCTGCGCTCGTGATGTTTCCGGAGCTGTTCCTGTCGGCCTATCCGCCGGAGGATCTTGTCCTGAAGCCGGCCTTCCAGGATGCGTGCCGCCGTGCCTGCGATGAACTCGCCGCCCTCACCGCCGATGGCGGGCCGGGCCTGCTGGTTGGCCTGCCCTGGGTCGAGGGCGGCAAGCTCTACAACGCCTATGCGCTGCTCGATGCGGGCCGCGTCCAATCGGTGCGCTTCAAGGTCGACCTGCCGAATTACGGCGTGTTCGACGAGAAGCGCGTCTTCGAGCCCGGCCCGCTGCCCGGCCCCGTCACCTTCCGCGGCGTGCGGCTGGGGCTTCCCATCTGCGAGGACATCTGGGGTGTCGATGTCGTCGAATGCCTGGCCGAGACAGGCGCGGAGATCCTGCTCTCGCCCAATGGCTCGCCCTATCGCCGGGGCGTGATCGACGAGCGCATGGGCGTGGCTGTTCCCCGCGTGGTCGAGAGCGGGCTGCCGCTGGTCTATCTCAACCAGGTCGGCGGGCAGGATGAACTGGTCTTCGACGGCGCCTCCTTCGTGCTGAACGCCGACGCCTCCCTGGCCGCTCAGCTTCCGGCCTTTGGCGAAACCGTCGCACTCGTCGATTTCGCGCGCGAGGGCGGCGTCTGGCGCTGCGTGTCGGCGCCGCTCGCGCTCATCGAGGAGACGGACGAGGCTGACTATGCGGCCTGCGTGCTCGGCCTGCGCGGCTATGTCGAGAAGAACGGCTTCCGCAGCGTGGTGCTTGGGCTCTCCGGCGGCATCGACAGCGCCATCTGCGCCGCGATGGCGGTGGATGCGCTGGGCGCCGATCGTGTCCGCTGCCTGATGATGCCCTATCGCTACACATCTCAGGACAGTCTGAATGACGCTTTCGAATGTGCCCGCGCGCTCGGGGTCAGCTACGAGATTGTCCCCATCGCGCCGATCGTTGCGGGGTTCGAGGCCGCGCTCGCGCCGCTCTTCGCGGGCCGTCCCGCCGACATCACCGAGGAGAACCTGCAAAGCCGGGCCCGCGGCACGGTGCTGATGTCCGTCTCGAACAAGTTCGGGCCGATGGTCATCACCACCGGCAACAAGTCCGAGATGTCGGTGGGCTACTGCACGCTCTATGGCGACATGAATGGCGGCTTCAACCCCATCAAGGATCTCTACAAGATGGAGGTCTACCGCCTGAGCGCGCTGCGCAACCGCTGGAAGCCGCGAGGCGCGCTGGGTCCCGACGGCGTCGTCATCCCGACCGGCATCCTCAGCAAGGCGCCGACCGCCGAACTGCGCGAGAACCAGACCGATCAGGATTCGCTGCCGCCCTATGCCGCGCTCGACGACATGCTCGCCTGCCTCGTCGAGCACGAGATGCGGCTGAGCGACATCGTGGCGCGCGGCCATGATCTCGCAACCGTCAGGAAGGTGGAGCGCCTGCTTTTCCTGGCGGAGTACAAGCGCCGCCAGTCAGCCCCCGGCGTGAAGGTGACGAAGCGATCTTTCGGGCGCGACCGGCGTTACCCCATTGTCAATCGCTTTCGCGATCCGGGCGAGCCGCCCTATGCGCCGGCGGCCGGCAACCCCACCCCGCAAGGGGCATCCCGCCTCGACGTCGTCGACTTCTGATGCCCTTGCCCGAGGTGACGCCTGATGAGCGGCGGATTGATAGCACTGCTGGATGATGTCGCGGCGATCGCCAAGGTCGCCGCCGCCTCCCTCGACGATGTGGCCGCCCAGGCGACCAAGGCCGGCGCCAAGGCTGCCGGCATCGTCATCGACGACACGGCCGTCACGCCCCGCTATGTCGTCGGCTTCGCGGCCGATCGCGAGCTTCCCATCATCGGCAAGATCGCCATGGGCTCGTTGAAGAACAAGCTGCTGGTCCTGCTGCCGGGCGCGCTGGCGCTGGCCTTCTTCGCGCCCTGGGCGATCACGCCCCTGCTGATGGCGGGAGGGCTGTTCCTGTGCTTCGAGGGCTATGAAAAAGTGCATGAAATGGTCGCAGGCCATGAGGCTCCGGCCGAGGCGGCCATGGCTGGCATCGTCGCTGCCGACGGGCGCAGCCTCGAGGACGCCAGGGTGGCGGGCGCGATCCGCACCGACCTCATCCTTTCGGCCGAGATCATGGCCATCACGCTCGCGTCGATTCCCCAGCAGAGCGTCTGGATGCAGGCCTTCGTGCTTGCGGCTGTCGGCATCGGCGTCACCTTGCTGGTCTATGGTGCGGTGGCGCTGATCGTGAAGGGCGATGACCTCGGCGTTTTCATGGCG
This window encodes:
- a CDS encoding iron-containing alcohol dehydrogenase; translation: MAIISYLTTIRFDFGAIAGLPEDMAAAGISRPLLVTDKGVVAAGLAARVLEFMPGAAVFDGTPANPTEEAVMQALAAYREHGCDGIVALGGGSPLDLAKGVALLATHAAPLRQYALILGGLKLMKPEGAPMIAIPTTAGTGSEVGRGAVISFADGRKLVIVGPAMMPRRAICDPELTLGLPPLLTAATGMDALTHCIECFISPLENPPAAAIALDGAVRAVANLPRAVANGQDRQARWEMLMASMMGAMAFQKGLGAVHAMSHALGGLKQVSLHHGTLNAVLLPAVLRFNRPVVGDKYERLASAFGLPEGTRLDAFIAGLSASLGLPASLSAMGVKRDWFEAVAGNALADHTTATNARPVTLADYRALLDESF
- a CDS encoding 3-deoxy-7-phosphoheptulonate synthase class II encodes the protein MAERWTPDSWRQKPVQQVPQYPDLEALASVEKTLSGFPPLVFAGEARKLKRALGKVAAGEAFLLQGGDCAESFEEHSADNIRDFFRMFLQMAVVLTFAGGSPVVKVGRVAGQFAKPRSANTETINGVELPSYRGDIINDIAFTPEARIPDPRRQLMAYRQSAATLNLIRAFATGGYANLDNAHRWMLGFVSGSHQSSRYRELAERITETLDFMRAIGIDPERHPETRTTDFYTSHEALLLGYEQAMTRVDSTSGDWYDTSGHMIWIGDRTRQPDHAHLEFCRGIRNPVGLKCGPSLKPDELIKLIDILNPSNEPGRLTLIARFGADKVFDHLPALVRAVKREGRDVLWSCDPMHGNTIKSASGYKTRPFDMILGEVKAFFAVHNAEGAHAGGIHLEMTGKNVTECTGGARSISDVDLSDRYHTACDPRLNAEQALEMAFLVAELIKKERQAKGRPEVEAAE
- a CDS encoding GIY-YIG nuclease family protein; the encoded protein is MRQPAIYIMANKRNGTLYIGVTSNLPRRVWEHKNGVIEGFTKRYGCKILVFYERHETMIDAIAREKQLKGGSRKSKLKLIEGVNPDWRDLHDELIWT
- a CDS encoding GIY-YIG nuclease family protein; amino-acid sequence: MRQPAIYIMANKRNGTLYIGVTSNLPRRVWEHKNGVIEGFTKRYGCKILVFYERHETMIDAIAREKQLKGGSRKAKLKLIEGVNPDWRDLHDELIWT
- a CDS encoding transposase codes for the protein MSESMNQDRVFEVLTAAPVRTRRRLRDWSVDEKARLISQTLLPGANVSAIARSAGVDPSQLYGWRRQARASGAVKAMPVAHDEVKFARVEAAGNWAVEIVIRDTVVRVGGDIDADHLTVILRAVRKA
- the tnpB gene encoding IS66 family insertion sequence element accessory protein TnpB, which codes for MIGLGVVVYVSCQPVDFRKGAASLMVLVRDGGLDPFNGALYVFRSKRADRVRIVWWDGSGVCLYSKTLEEQGFCWPALSAARIRLDHSQLMALLAGMDWKKIRPTKVRRPLLTG
- a CDS encoding IS66 family transposase, which codes for MDLPLNTLPDDVDALKAMVLALARAQAQGDVRLRAAEAEIARLEAIEQSANERIANLTLIMKVLQRAQHGKRSERLRAGGPGVLDDEQIAFAFEEVETGLSSVQSELDRGARDKPKRAPRPRKGFAAHLERIEEVIEPELPAGYEGLEKVLISEDRSERLDVIPPKFRVIVTRRPKYAFRGHDGVIQALAPAHIIEAGLPTERLLAFIAVSKYADGLPLYRQEAIYLRDGVEISRSLMAQWMGHLGFELQILADYILEKIKEGERIFADETSLPTLAPGSGKATKAWLWAYARDDRPYGGTSPPMVAYRFEDGRGAECVARHLSGYNGILQVDGYVAYSSLAKSQAKSQAKSQAKSQAKSQAKSQAKSHAKSQAKTGSTETMRLAGCWAHLRRRFYDLHISGVSQAATDSVMAMTELWRVEDDVRGRNADTRAKLRQEKSAPVVARLFDLWERELGKVSGKSKTAEAIRYALARREALERFLSDGRIEIDSNIVERAIRPQTITRKNSLFAGSEGGGRTWATLGTLLQTARMNNVDPLDWLSQTLAHIAQGWPASKIDALMPWNFRSNALS
- a CDS encoding porin family protein; protein product: MRLHLSAVAAFAFAGVLPAFAADYPILRGTSSPSLPPAPMIQEDASPWEGFYLGGLAGFSSVNFNPRTGAADLARQIALRGTAVENEFQASRALQPSQFSGRGTTFGGFLGYNMQFGEAVLGFEADYMRMNQGDMRSDLSNRTYTTSTGYRETVNLDGTTMARLDDLVTLRLRTGYAMGNVMPYLTGGLAMGFGRVTNKATVTLSGVDADPTQAPDLPSFTINTPRRSETRKNAFMMGFSAGAGVEAMFGGLIVRGEYLFTRVAAQGGVVIDVNQARVGAGVKF
- a CDS encoding NAD+ synthase, whose protein sequence is MTSRLRIALAQLDPTVGDPVGNAAKASAARAGAAAQGAALVMFPELFLSAYPPEDLVLKPAFQDACRRACDELAALTADGGPGLLVGLPWVEGGKLYNAYALLDAGRVQSVRFKVDLPNYGVFDEKRVFEPGPLPGPVTFRGVRLGLPICEDIWGVDVVECLAETGAEILLSPNGSPYRRGVIDERMGVAVPRVVESGLPLVYLNQVGGQDELVFDGASFVLNADASLAAQLPAFGETVALVDFAREGGVWRCVSAPLALIEETDEADYAACVLGLRGYVEKNGFRSVVLGLSGGIDSAICAAMAVDALGADRVRCLMMPYRYTSQDSLNDAFECARALGVSYEIVPIAPIVAGFEAALAPLFAGRPADITEENLQSRARGTVLMSVSNKFGPMVITTGNKSEMSVGYCTLYGDMNGGFNPIKDLYKMEVYRLSALRNRWKPRGALGPDGVVIPTGILSKAPTAELRENQTDQDSLPPYAALDDMLACLVEHEMRLSDIVARGHDLATVRKVERLLFLAEYKRRQSAPGVKVTKRSFGRDRRYPIVNRFRDPGEPPYAPAAGNPTPQGASRLDVVDF
- a CDS encoding DUF808 domain-containing protein, which gives rise to MSGGLIALLDDVAAIAKVAAASLDDVAAQATKAGAKAAGIVIDDTAVTPRYVVGFAADRELPIIGKIAMGSLKNKLLVLLPGALALAFFAPWAITPLLMAGGLFLCFEGYEKVHEMVAGHEAPAEAAMAGIVAADGRSLEDARVAGAIRTDLILSAEIMAITLASIPQQSVWMQAFVLAAVGIGVTLLVYGAVALIVKGDDLGVFMARGHLAATRAIGRGMVKAMPPFLRLLSLIGTAAMLWVGGGIVVHGLAQLGWAGVEHALEGAGASASALVGGARGFTAWLVAATGSGILGLALGALVAGAFSLVRPGAKAH